From Topomyia yanbarensis strain Yona2022 unplaced genomic scaffold, ASM3024719v1 HiC_scaffold_5, whole genome shotgun sequence, a single genomic window includes:
- the LOC131695714 gene encoding uncharacterized protein K02A2.6-like: protein MTSQITDVVKECSIYVKYTASQPNPPMLTQSIPVYPFQLVSMDVFFADYRGCKCKWLVTVDHYSDFFEVNNIKDLTPESVIMACQQNFARHGKPQRILTDNGSNFVNSKMVKFASDWDIEHVTSSPHHQQANGKAEAPVKIVKRLLKKAEETGADFWYALLHWRNIPNQIGSSPASRLPQCDEPGLKSIYEGYAI, encoded by the coding sequence ATGACTTCTCAAATTACAGACGTAGTAAAAGAATGTTCGATTTATGTCAAGTACACCGCTTCACAGCCTAATCCTCCAATGTTGACACAGAGTATTCCGGTGTACCCATTTCAACTTGTTTCGATGGACGTTTTTTTCGCAGACTATCGGGGTTGTAAATGTAAATGGCTCGTCACTGTGGATCACTACTCTGACTTCTTTGAGGTGAACAATATTAAGGATTTGACTCCAGAATCCGTCATAATGGCTTGTCAGCAGAATTTTGCACGGCACGGTAAACCTCAGAGAATTCTGACTGACAATGGTTCCAATTTTGTCAATTCGAAAATGGTCAAGTTCGCTTCGGATTGGGACATAGAACATGTTACATCGTCCCCTCATCATCAGCAGGCCAACGGAAAAGCTGAAGCTCCCGTGAAAATCGTCAAACGACTTCTCAAGAAAGCCGAAGAAACAGGAGCAGATTTTTGGTACGCGCTGTTGCACTGGCGAAATATCCCAAATCAAATTGGATCCAGTCCAGCCAGTCGTTTGCCACAGTgcgacgagcccggacttaagtccatatatgaaggttacgcGATATAG